The sequence GGCAGCTCGCGGCGCTCCCACTCGGCCTGGATGTTGCGGGTGTCCTTGTCGTCCACGTTCACCGTGACCGCGGTGATCGTGTCCGGCCGGGTCGCCCGGGCGTACGCCAGCGCCCGCAGCGTCGGCATGTGCACCTTGCTGACCAGCACGACCGCGTGGTTGCGCGAGGGCAGCACCGGCCGTTCCTCGGTCGGCTGCAACTCCTCGGCGACCCGGGTGTAGTGCCGGTGGATGGCCAGCATCAGCCCGTAGAACACCACCATCGCGGCGATCGCGATCCACGCGCCCAGCAGGAACTTGGTGATCAGCACGACGACCAGCACCGCGCCGGTCAGGCCGGTGCCGAACGTGTTGATCGCCCGGGACCGTTTCATCTGCCGCCGGCGCTCCGGGTCGCGCTGGATCTGCAGCAGCCGGTTCCAGTGCCGGATCATGCCGGCCTGCGACAGCGTGAACGACACGAACACGCCCACGATGTACAGCTGGATCAGCCGGGTGGTCTCCGCCTGGAACGCCACGATCAGCACGATCGCGGCGGTGGCCAGGAAGACGATGCCGTTGCTGAACGCCAGCCGGTCGCCGCGGGTGTGGAACTGCCGGGGCAGGTACCGGTCCTGGGCCAGGATCGAGCCGAGCACCGGGAATCCGTTGAAGGCGGTGTTCGCGGCCAGGAACAGGATCAGCGCGGTCACCGCGCCGGTCAGCAGGAACAGGACCGAGCCGTGACCGAACACGGTCTCGGCCAGCTGCGCGGTGACGGTCTTCTGCTCGTAGAAGCCGGGGTTGGCGACGATCTGCGTGGCCGGGTCCTCGACGTACTGCAGGTGGGTCATCCGCGACAGCATGATGATGCCGGACAGCATCACGATGGCGAGACCGCCCAGCAGCATCAGCGTGGTGGCGGCGTTGCGGCTCTTCGGCGGCTTGAACGCGGGCACACCGTTGGAGATCGCCTCGACGCCGGTGAGCGCGGCACAGCCCGAGGAGAACGTCCGCAACAGCAGGAACACGAAGGCGAAGCTGGTGAGGTGGTGCTCCTCGGCGGCGATGGTCAGCGCGGCGCTGGGCGCGCGCAGATCCTCACCGAGCACGACGATCCGGAACAGCCCGGTCAGGATCATGCCGAGGATCATGATGATGAACAGGTACGTCGGGATGGCGAACGCGATGCCGGACTCGCGCAGCCCGCGTAGATTGAGCGCGGTCAGCAGCAGCACCGCGCCGACCGCGATACCGACCTTGTTCTCCGTCACCCACGGCCACGGCAGCACCGAGCTCAGGTTGTTGACACCGGAGGAGATCGACACCGCGACGGTGAGGATGTAATCCACCAGCAGCGCGCTGGCCACGCCGAGACCGGCGCGCGGCCCGTGGTTGACCGTGGCCACCTCGTAGTCGCCGCCGCCGGAGGGGTACGCGTGCACGTTCTGCCGGTAGCTGGCGACCACGGTGACCATCACCACGGCCACGGCGAGCGTCACCCACGGCGAGATGGCGAACGCGGCCGCCCCGGCGATCGAGAGGGTCAGCAGGATCTCGTCGGGCGCGTACGCCACGCTGGAGAGCGCGTCGCTGGCGAACACGGGCAGGGCGATCCGCTTGGGCAGCAGTGTGTGCTGCAGCTTGTCCGAGCGGAACGGCCGCCCGAGGAGCAGCCGCTTGGCTAGAGAGGTGGTACTTGCCACGAGTGCCAAGGGTACGGCTGTACCTGATCGGGCGTAGCCCGCCCCGGACACCGTGCGGCATTCAGGCATGGCAGGCTCATCAACGACGGCAGGCGATGGGGGAGGACACGACCGTGCACGTGGTGATCATGGGGTGTGGCCGGCTCGGCTCCACGCTGGCGCAGAGCCTCGACGCGCGCGGCCACCAGGTCGCCGTGATCGACCGGGACGCCGAGGCGTTCCGGCGGCTGGGCTCGGACTTCGGCGGCATCACGGTGAACGGGATCGGCTTCGACCGGGACGTGCTGCGCGCCGCCGGGATCGAGCGGGCGGACGCGTTCGCCGCGGTCTCCAGCGGCGACAACTCGAACATCATCTCGGCCCGGCTGGCCCGCGAGACGTTCGGCGTGCACCGGGTGGTGGCCCGCATCTACGACGCCAAGCGCGCCCAGGTGTACGAGCGGCTCGGCATCCCGACCGTGGCGACCATCCGCTGGGCCGCCGACCGGATGTTCCGGCACCTGGTGCCCGAGGACCGCAACGAGGTGTTCCGCGACCCGACCAGCGTGGTCAGCATCGTGGAGACGCCGCTGCACCGGGACTGGGTGGGCCGGACGCTGCAGACCCTGGAGGAGCAGACCGGCGCCCGGGTGGCGTACCTGACCCGGTTCGGGGTGGGCGCGCTGGCCCAGCCGTCCACCGTGCTGCAGGACGGCGACCAGGTGTTCATGCTGGTCACCGACGACACCGTGGGCAAGGTTCTGGACATCGCCGGCCGCGCCGGAAACGAGGGACACTGACATGCGCATCGCCATCGCGGGAGCCGGCAACGTGGGCCGCTCCATCGCTCAGGAGCTCATCGGCAACGGCCACGAGGTGATGCTGATCGAGCGGCAGCCGCGCCAGCTCTGCCCGGAGCGGGTGCCCGAGGCGCAGTGGGTGCTCGCCGACGCCTGCGAGTTGAGCAGCCTGGAGGAGGCCGACGTCGCGTCCTGCGACGTGGTGGTCGCGGCGACCGGCGACGACAAGGCGAACCTGGTGGTGTCGCTGCTGGCCAAGACCGAGTTCGCGGTCGGCCGGGTGGTGGCCCGGGTGAACCGGGCGGAGAACGAGTGGCTGTTCACCGAGCAGTGGGGGGTGGACGTGGCGGTCAGCAAGCCGCGTCTGATGGCCGCCCTGGTCGAGGAGGCGGTCACGGTCGGCGACCTGGTCCGGCTGATGACGTTCCGGCAGGGCGAGGCCAACCTGGTGGAGATCACCCTGCCCCGGAACGCGCCGTACGAGGGCAAGCCGCTGCGCTCGGTGCCGATCCCGCACGACGCCGCGTTGGTCGCCATCCTGCGTGGCAAGCGGGTCGTGGTGCCGACCCCGGACGACCCGCTGGAGGCCGGCGACGAGCTGATCTTCGTGTGCATCAGCGAGGTCGAGGACCAGATCCGCGCCGTGGTCCTGGGCACCGCGCCCTAGGGGGCGACCGCCTCGCCGGCGCGCTGGGCGGAGGTCACCCGGTGGATGGCCCAGGCGGTGAAGGCGAACGTCGCGGCGTAGATCGGCCAGCTCACCAGGATCCGGACGATGCCGAGGGCGTTCGCCTCGCCGATCGCCCACAGGTAGTACTGGATCCCGGCGCGCAGGCTGAGCGAGGCGACCCAGAGCAGGGTCAGCCACTGGAACGTCCGGAACAGGCGGGCGTTGCCGAACCAGTCCTGCCGGCCCTTGTTGGCCATGATGCCCCAGGCGTACCCGATCAGCGGCTTGCGGAACGCCACCGACAGCAGCAGCACCCCGGCCTGGCCGAAGGTGAGCAGGATGCCGGGCAGGTAGAAGTCCTTCGCCTCCCCGGTCCGCCAGGCCAGGTACGCCCCGACGGCGATGCCGAACAGGCCGTTCACCGCGTGCCGGACCGGCTGCTTGCGGGCCAGCCGGACGAGCCCGATGGCCACCGCCGAGCCGACCGAGCCGACGATCGCCCAGAGCAGCGCGGAACGCTTCTCCAGGCCCAGCACGGACTCGCCGAACAGCACGTTCAGCACCACGAACGCGAGCACCGGAACGCTCGACTCGATCAGCCCGCGGACCCCGCCGAGCTGCTCGGCGATCTGCTCGCTCATCGACGGGAGGGGTTCCTCCTCGTCGGTGGCCGCGGCGCCGGGCTCCGGCACCGGGTGCAGGTCCAGCTCCTCGACGATGTCCTCGGCGAGCCGCTCCTCGACGCTTTCGTGCGCCACGTGGCGCGGCTCGTGGCCGGGTGTCACCGCGGCGCCTCCAGCTCGTAGTACGGGTTGTAGATGACCTTGCGGTCGTCCCGGATCGCGACCCGGCCGCGCGCGGTGAGCTGGCGCCCGGGCTCGATGCCGGCGATCGACCGGCGGCCCAGGAAGACCAGCGTCACCACGTCGCTGCCGTCCCAGAGATCAGCCTCCAGGGTGGGCAGGTTGGTGCGAGGAGTGTACGCCACGGTCCGCAGCCGTCCGGACACCGAAACGACCTGACCGCGCCGGCACTGGCCGGCCGGCATCGCGCCGCACTTGGCCACGTCCCGCTGCAGCTGCTGGGCGTCCAGCTCGGAGTCGGTCGCCGTCAACCGGTCGAGGAACCGGCGCAGGCCGGTGCGCTGTTCGGTGGTCATGACCCCGGTGTCACCCTTCTCGACAGCCGCCATCCACCCCACGGTACGCCGATCGGCCGTCAAACCTGCTGTGCGGGGCCCTGCTCGGCCATCTCCCGGGGCAGCCGCAGCGGCAGCGGCTCGCGGACCGGCCGGGGCTCGTTGTCCCGGACCACGACCAGGCCCTCCAGCGCCACCCCGAGCACGCCCTCGCGGGACGGGTCGCCCGCCGCCGCGCCCTGGAACAGCGCCCGGACCATCCAGCGCGGACCGTCCACGCCGACGAAGCGCACGTCGGCCGGGCCGTCCGGGGTGTTCACCCGGGCCACCAGCTCGGTGCCGTACCGGCCGGACACCTCACGGGCCTGGACCCCGTCGGCGGCCATCGCGGTGGCGATCTCCTCGCGCACCTCGTCCCAGATGCCCTCGGTCCGCGGCGCCGCGAACACCCCCAGCTGCAGGGCGCTCTCGCCGTCCACCAGGACGATCTGCTCCACCCCGCCGTCCGGGTTGGCCTGCACCCGCACCTCGACACCCTCGATCGCCGGGATCTGCAGGCTGCCCAGGTCGAGCCGCTGCACGTCGGCCGGGGCGTGCTTGACGTCCCAGGGGCCGAACTCGGGCGCGGGGGGCTCCCCGTCGGCCGCCAGGCTCTGGGCGAGCGCCTTGGAGGGCGGCGCGTCGGCCGCGCGGACGTGCTTGGCGCCACCACGCTTACGGGAGAACATCACTGCCAGCCTTTCCTTGCTCAGAGGGCCTGGTGGCCACCGGTCGAACCGTGCCCGCCCGCGCCCCGCGAGGTGTCGTCGAGGGTGTCCACCGCGTGGAACACCGCCCGCTCCACCCGCTGGACGACGAGCTGCGCGATCCGGTCACCGCGGGCGATCTTCACGGTCTGCGCCCGGTCGTGATTGATCAGGTTGACGAGGATCTCGCCGCGGTACCCGGCGTCGACCGTACCGGGCGCGTTGAGCACCGTCACCCCGAGGCGAGCGGCCAGTCCGGAACGCGGGTGGACCAGCCCGACGAAGCCGTCCGGGATGGCGACCGCGATGCCGGTCCGGACCTTGACCCGGGCACCCGGCGTGAGCTCCGCGTCCTCCGCCGCCACCAGGTCCGCGCCGGCGTCCCCCGGGTGCGCGTACGCCGGCAGGGGCAGCTCCGGGTCGATCCTTCGGACCTGGATGACTACGTCGGTCACGGTGGGCTTTCCTCACGTGGGTACGGCTTCGGGCGGTGCCTACCCTGCCATCCTGCCGCGCCCCGCCCCGGAGGCGCGCCGTACCCTTCGAGGGTGACACCCCAGTCCCCGGCCCGCGGCTTCCCGGACCGCAGCGACGAGTTCCACCGGGAGCGTCTGCGCCTGCCGTGGTGGGCGTGGCCGGCCGGTCTCCTGGTCGGCGCGATCCTGGCCACCGAGCTGACCCTGGGCTTCCCCGGGCTGCCCGCCTGGCTGCCCTACGCGGTGCTGCTGCCGCTCTCCGCCCTGCTGCTGCTCCCGCTGGGACGGCTGCGGGTCGAGGTACGCGACAGCGAGTTCCTGGTCGACGACGCGCGGCTGCCGGTCGCGGTGATCGCCGACGTGGTGGCCCTGGACGCGGCCGGCAAGCGGGAGGCACTCGGGGTCGGCGCGCACCCGCTCGCGTTCGTGGTGCAGCGCCCGTGGATCGGCGGCGCCGTGCAAGTGCTGCTGGACGATCCGGCCGATCCGACGCCGTACTGGGTGGTCAGCACCCGGCGGCCGGTCGAGCTGGCCACCGCGCTGCTCGCGGTCAGTCGCCGAGCACGCGCCGGTCAGGCCTCTTGAGGGCACGTTCGCGCAGCTCGTCGCGCACCTTCTCGCCGACCGCGCGGGTGGAGCGCCGGTTCAGGTAGCCGGCGACGGCGGCGCCGCTGAGCATCGGACCCATCGTGGTGAGGTTGCGCCCGAACCGGCGCAGCAGTGACATCTGCAGTTCCCGGCGGGCCGCGGTGCTCAGCACACCGGCCACCCCGGCGCCGGGCACGAGCGGATTGACTCCGCGCCGGCCGGCCCAACTCTGGACCAGGGTGAGGGCCCGTTCGGTGCCGTTGCCGGGGATCGGCTCGCCGTACACCTCGTGCAGCTCGCCGATCAGTTTCAGCTCGACCGCGACCACGGCGACGGTCTCGGCGGCCAGCAGCACCGGAGCGGTCAGCAACGTCGGCGCGGCGATCCATTCGATGGACGCGACCCCACCGCCGGCCGCGCCCACGCCGGCTGTCGCGCGGGCGGCATTGCGGATCAGCCGGTCCGCGAGAGCGTCGTCGTCCAGGCCCGGGAAATGCCGGCGCAGCGTCTCCCGGTTCCGCACCGGGACGTGCGGGGCCACGTCGGCGACCACGTCGGCCATCCAGCGCAGCGCCGCCCGGGGCCGGAACAGCCGGCCCACGCCACGGCGGCGCACGTCCCCGGCCAGGCGGCCGAGCAGGCGCCGGCGGCCGGACGACTCCAGGTCGTCGGCGGTGAGGGCCGCGACGGTGCGGCCCAGTTCCACGTCGGCAGGAGC is a genomic window of Actinoplanes teichomyceticus ATCC 31121 containing:
- a CDS encoding potassium channel family protein gives rise to the protein MRIAIAGAGNVGRSIAQELIGNGHEVMLIERQPRQLCPERVPEAQWVLADACELSSLEEADVASCDVVVAATGDDKANLVVSLLAKTEFAVGRVVARVNRAENEWLFTEQWGVDVAVSKPRLMAALVEEAVTVGDLVRLMTFRQGEANLVEITLPRNAPYEGKPLRSVPIPHDAALVAILRGKRVVVPTPDDPLEAGDELIFVCISEVEDQIRAVVLGTAP
- a CDS encoding APC family permease — translated: MASTTSLAKRLLLGRPFRSDKLQHTLLPKRIALPVFASDALSSVAYAPDEILLTLSIAGAAAFAISPWVTLAVAVVMVTVVASYRQNVHAYPSGGGDYEVATVNHGPRAGLGVASALLVDYILTVAVSISSGVNNLSSVLPWPWVTENKVGIAVGAVLLLTALNLRGLRESGIAFAIPTYLFIIMILGMILTGLFRIVVLGEDLRAPSAALTIAAEEHHLTSFAFVFLLLRTFSSGCAALTGVEAISNGVPAFKPPKSRNAATTLMLLGGLAIVMLSGIIMLSRMTHLQYVEDPATQIVANPGFYEQKTVTAQLAETVFGHGSVLFLLTGAVTALILFLAANTAFNGFPVLGSILAQDRYLPRQFHTRGDRLAFSNGIVFLATAAIVLIVAFQAETTRLIQLYIVGVFVSFTLSQAGMIRHWNRLLQIQRDPERRRQMKRSRAINTFGTGLTGAVLVVVLITKFLLGAWIAIAAMVVFYGLMLAIHRHYTRVAEELQPTEERPVLPSRNHAVVLVSKVHMPTLRALAYARATRPDTITAVTVNVDDKDTRNIQAEWERRELPVPLTVVDSPYREITKPIIDFVKGVRRASPRDVVTVFVPEYVVGRWWENLLHNQSALRIKGRLLFEPGVMVTSVPWQLRSSQDRDLDRLDRGLSRAPARGPRFHPPQPPADAERSGGERS
- the dut gene encoding dUTP diphosphatase, whose protein sequence is MTDVVIQVRRIDPELPLPAYAHPGDAGADLVAAEDAELTPGARVKVRTGIAVAIPDGFVGLVHPRSGLAARLGVTVLNAPGTVDAGYRGEILVNLINHDRAQTVKIARGDRIAQLVVQRVERAVFHAVDTLDDTSRGAGGHGSTGGHQAL
- a CDS encoding OB-fold nucleic acid binding domain-containing protein, producing MTTEQRTGLRRFLDRLTATDSELDAQQLQRDVAKCGAMPAGQCRRGQVVSVSGRLRTVAYTPRTNLPTLEADLWDGSDVVTLVFLGRRSIAGIEPGRQLTARGRVAIRDDRKVIYNPYYELEAPR
- a CDS encoding potassium channel family protein, with amino-acid sequence MHVVIMGCGRLGSTLAQSLDARGHQVAVIDRDAEAFRRLGSDFGGITVNGIGFDRDVLRAAGIERADAFAAVSSGDNSNIISARLARETFGVHRVVARIYDAKRAQVYERLGIPTVATIRWAADRMFRHLVPEDRNEVFRDPTSVVSIVETPLHRDWVGRTLQTLEEQTGARVAYLTRFGVGALAQPSTVLQDGDQVFMLVTDDTVGKVLDIAGRAGNEGH
- a CDS encoding DUF3710 domain-containing protein; its protein translation is MFSRKRGGAKHVRAADAPPSKALAQSLAADGEPPAPEFGPWDVKHAPADVQRLDLGSLQIPAIEGVEVRVQANPDGGVEQIVLVDGESALQLGVFAAPRTEGIWDEVREEIATAMAADGVQAREVSGRYGTELVARVNTPDGPADVRFVGVDGPRWMVRALFQGAAAGDPSREGVLGVALEGLVVVRDNEPRPVREPLPLRLPREMAEQGPAQQV
- a CDS encoding DUF3093 domain-containing protein; its protein translation is MTPQSPARGFPDRSDEFHRERLRLPWWAWPAGLLVGAILATELTLGFPGLPAWLPYAVLLPLSALLLLPLGRLRVEVRDSEFLVDDARLPVAVIADVVALDAAGKREALGVGAHPLAFVVQRPWIGGAVQVLLDDPADPTPYWVVSTRRPVELATALLAVSRRARAGQAS
- a CDS encoding DUF3159 domain-containing protein; amino-acid sequence: MTPGHEPRHVAHESVEERLAEDIVEELDLHPVPEPGAAATDEEEPLPSMSEQIAEQLGGVRGLIESSVPVLAFVVLNVLFGESVLGLEKRSALLWAIVGSVGSAVAIGLVRLARKQPVRHAVNGLFGIAVGAYLAWRTGEAKDFYLPGILLTFGQAGVLLLSVAFRKPLIGYAWGIMANKGRQDWFGNARLFRTFQWLTLLWVASLSLRAGIQYYLWAIGEANALGIVRILVSWPIYAATFAFTAWAIHRVTSAQRAGEAVAP